ACGGATCGGCCCGAAAATCAGGGGTAGAGATAGTAACAGCATGGCCCCGGTGGTTAATGGGGCGCTTAATTTCTGCCACAGGGCCATGATGTAATGATCAGCATTTTGTCCTCTCTGTTGCAGGATATTTATATAATGATAAAGATTTGTCGGGGATAGACTTTCCGGCGGCAAATTAAGGATTCCGAGCTGCTTGGCATTGAGGGAAAGATCCATTGTGAGCTGGGTGATAGTTTGCCTGCTTATGCCCTCTTTAGTGAATTCTCTCTTTTCAACATTCTGTAATCGCCAGATTTGTTTATCAACAATATCAGCTTTGGGACTGTGCAGGTATGTTTTCAGCTGACCCTGCTGGTCACATTCGTAGATATCCATGCCGGCCATAGTGCCCGGTGTTGATGGCTTCCCTATCCGGATAATGTTATTTCCCGATCGAATCCAGAATTCACCTTTAGTCATAATCATGCCGGTATCGGAAAGCGCCAAGAGCCGCTGGGTTCGGGCCTGTTGTTCCAGTGGTGGAATAATAAATTCAGCAGAAATACCCGCAATCATCATAAAAAGAACCCCGATAAGCAGTACCGGCAGACAGATTCTCCAAGGTCTGAGACCAGCGGCCTGCATGGCTAAAAGTTCATTATGGTCAGCAAGGAGTCCCAGGCCGATGATACTGCCCAGCAGGGTGGCGACCGGGAGAAGGTCAAACCAGCGTTTAGGGGTGGTCAGGATAACATAACGAAAGGCATCGCCTAACTGGTAATGACCAGTGCCAATATCCTTTAATTGCCCCATCAATTCGATGAAACTGAAAAGGAAAAGCAGGATGGCGGTAACCAGGAGGGATGCCTGGAGAAAGTTTCTGATAATATAACGGTCGGTTATTTTCATGGTTTGTCTGTGGTTCAACTCAACTTTCTGACTTGCATCGCCATGGTGCATTACAGGATGTTCGGGCTTGGCTCATAGCGGTTTTGGCCGCCGAACGAATCACATGAGGTGATTCGCGGCGGACGCCTCGGAAGCCGGCCATGGACGGCCGGCGAGAATGAGCGAGAGCCATGCCGGAACATCCCTGATAATTTCTTTCAGCTTTTTTTATTAGGTATATGCCACTGCTGAAAAAAGCTTATGGTGGTGATCAATAATAAGAGGACCATTGCCCCTTCAATTGCCCAGATTCCCGGCCAGGGGTTGATAACCTGCTCTCCAATCCAGGTTTTAGTTACCAGACTGAGGGTGTAAAAAATACTGTAAATGACTACCGCCAGCACTACCTTCGCGTATTTTCCCCGGCGGGGGCTGGTCTGGCTGAGCGGGATGCCCAACAGTGCCAGGATA
This genomic window from Pseudomonadota bacterium contains:
- the lptG gene encoding LPS export ABC transporter permease LptG, which encodes MKITDRYIIRNFLQASLLVTAILLFLFSFIELMGQLKDIGTGHYQLGDAFRYVILTTPKRWFDLLPVATLLGSIIGLGLLADHNELLAMQAAGLRPWRICLPVLLIGVLFMMIAGISAEFIIPPLEQQARTQRLLALSDTGMIMTKGEFWIRSGNNIIRIGKPSTPGTMAGMDIYECDQQGQLKTYLHSPKADIVDKQIWRLQNVEKREFTKEGISRQTITQLTMDLSLNAKQLGILNLPPESLSPTNLYHYINILQQRGQNADHYIMALWQKLSAPLTTGAMLLLSLPLIFGPIRETSAGLLITIAVLVGIFAYLFNNIIGDLGLLFNFSPAVTVLMPIALILVISAWMAKKRSW
- a CDS encoding LptF/LptG family permease; this encodes VNDYRQHYLRVFSPAGAGLAEREAHITKIKATPTSNLIHSDKSLAIAELQWRFSTPLTAIILALLGIPLSQTSPRRGKYAKVVLAVVIYSIFYTLSLVTKTWIGEQVINPWPGIWAIEGAMVLLLLITTISFFQQWHIPNKKS